CCTTCTTTCTTACAAATGTAAGAGAgcctgaaaaattgaaattacatcTACATCATGGCTTTGAGATACTTCTTTCCATACATTCCTTCGTTGTGGTAAACAGAACCCAGAACAAACTAAAAGGCCACTGGGAACCAAAGTAACTGAGAGCACAGTGTTTTTAGCCATAACTACACACGTTTCATTGGAAAAACGGTGGAGTCAAATTTTTGTAACCAATCAGTTTAATCAACACCTTCCCTCTCACCAGTATAACAAAGAGTTTCATGCTGAGTCAGTCAATATGCTTAATCAAGCCTTCTCAGTAAAGATGGTTGTAAGATGAAAGGGACTTCTCAATATCTTGTCTCTTATTCCAGATGCTTAACAAACAGTTTAGCCATAGGATTATTTCCCATTTAAAGACATGGACAAGTACACCACATGTTCATCAAAAAGTGAAGTACAATGAAGATTCGTCAGTATACCAACATTCTGAATTGTTCCTCTTTTCAGAGAAGTTTCTATTACTTTCATGGATATTTCAATAATCTTGAGTATTTCAACTTGAATATGGTAAGATATTCACATATTTTGATGGGTTCCCATTGCATATTTCAGGGAGACcaagaatttgaaaaaatattcaagtGCAGGTACTGCTACCAAACTGAATCATGGGAACATGACTGCACCCCAGCCAAAGACTGCAAGGTCAATGCCAGCCCAAGACACACTGTCACAGTCAATTGTACTGTCCTCCCAGAAATTATTTGTATGGGTAAGTTAAAACATAAGGGCAGTTATTTTCTTGGAACTTAAACCTTCCATAGAATGCTGTGTTTGGGAATGGACCATTATCATATCTCTACCTGATCAGAATGACAAgaagcaaattttaaaaaatgtgatatatatttTCTGCATGCATACTTTTTTCTGACTCAACACATTATGTTCAGTCATcagttatgtaaattttatgcaaaagtAACaagtctgcaatttttttttaaacaaataggCTGTGTCGTGTACATGGCAGTTGCCCATATTTGTCTCTGTCTGGCTGTAATCTGTCTAACCTGAACAAGAGATGCAATCCCTTTTTGTGCCAACTATCTTCGCATATTTAGTACTACCATATGTATCATTCTGCATTGTAACATACCGCTGTCAAAGCAATCAGAGGCTCCCTGCAACATTTCATGGAAACAATGAATTAATTGATTTATATATTCATGTTGCAGGAAGAAGAACATTTTTCAAGAGAAATCCCTGTAACTGGACTTCTGGGTATAGATACACCAAAGCATTAATTTTAAGGTACAGGCAAAAGTTCACTTGACAAGTCGTGAAAATTCACAGCAAGTTGTAAAACACCTGTTTCCTTGAAACAAGGTGTCGTTATGTATCAGGTGTAACGCgtttcatgaaagaaatgttcaaaattgatTTCAAAAGTATCACTGGCTCGATTTACTGCACGTGGTATATTGACATGTTAGGAGTTTTATGTGTGTCACTTAAATCACAGTGTTCATGTAGTTTTAAACCCTTTCATCactatggtttggtccaaacccattgttctcactggtgattgtggacctgtttacacaGAATTAGGGTCaacaggtcaaaggttatgaaGTCTCTGTGCAATATTCACTCTTTGATTGAAGCTTTCTAGAAAGTTCTGTTCACAATTGATGAGTGGGGAAGTGAGTGGTGCATGATTGGTCAACAGGAatgtaaccatagaccctatgGTCTATGATGTAACAGATAAGTgactgaaaatatgaaattgtaACAATTGCAGTAGTATTCACATGTTCAGGATAAATTTGATGCATCAAGACAAGGTGGCTCTAAAACAACCATGTGAGGGTTCTGTGGAGATGCATTATATCACTGCCTGTAAAACCGTTGTGTAGGAAAAGAGTACACTTGATGAATGGATGAAACTACTAATTCAATGAATTGACATCACCAACGTGTTTTAACACTACAGTGTATCTAAATTGGCTGAGTGGAAGAAATTGGTGTTTAATTGAGTTTACAAGAAGCTGTGATGATACAATGGTGCTGCCTAAATTGGTGAACAAATCATGCAAACATGAAGTGCAATATTTACTGTATGTACTGAAGTATCACACAATACTTGCAAAGTTTCACTGACCATTCATTCTGAAAGCTTGTAAAACAAACTTGCATTACTGGTAGTATGCTATTCTCAGTCTGATTTCTTTTTGCCAATATTGAACTTGTACAGTGTTTTAGGGTGTAATTGTGATTTTCTTGCTTTGCAGCATCACCCTTGGTGGTTTTGGAGTGGACAGATTCTACCTGGGTTACTGGAGAGAGGGTCTCGGTAAACTATTCAGTTTCGGGGGCCTTGGTGTATGGACCATAGTAGATGCCATCTTGGTTGGCATCGGCTACATAACACCCGCTGATGGATCTCTCtatatattttgaattcacaaaCTTTCCAAGATGATTGCTTATGTTGATACTGTGATCCAGGGAAGCTGATCTTCTCTTCATGTGACCTTACGGATTGGAAGAGAAACTTCCCAAGGAAGACTTTTGTGCTTTATTGTGTTACCAGTAGATGTCATTCACTGGCAGAGCATAATTGAGCTTCTTTGTTTCAAAACGGAACTGTACAAAGCTGGAATGGAGAGATAAATGGGAAAGACTTCATTGAAGCAACTCCACTTTAAATCGAGATTCAAATTTGTTCTATTGTGGCCATAGCTGGTTATTGTAGCAAACAAATGATGAAATCATTTGTGTAATAAGAGTTTCAAAGCAAAGACAGAAGTCACTCAAAACAAGTTtatttacatatacagtaaaatacaTGGGCTTCATAAAGTCTTGCTAATTTCGTTTCACAGAACAGTTACTATGTCAATTTGCTTCAAGagccatatttttttaaaaatttgttgacTCTTACAAAAGATGTTTGATCTTGATGTTGGGTTTTACAAGGTAATATTTCCATCACTTACTGATAGGCCGGCAATGATAAGGGGTCAACCAGTTGATATTGAGAGAGGGGGCTTTAAGATAATCTTTTTCAGTGTGTTTGCTTTTTGTCATTAGCTCTCAGTTGCCATATGTAAGTATGGCAAAAGAAGCAATAGTGACAGTAGCTGTCTAGTGTCcatagtctgtctgtctgtctctgtcagaTGTGGCTTGAGTTCACCCAGAGGAATCCACCATGAATCCGTCACCAAATCTTCATaacactccccccccccccacctaaTATCAAGTGGTCCACTCCTAATGCATATCGAGGTCATGGAAAGTCAAGGAATAGGAAATTATCTATTTTGCCTCTACACTCTGTAGTTTCTACAACAAACAAAAGCACTATTTACAATTTTCTCTTCTAACCTTGCAAATGAAAATTGCAGAGAAACTGTAAGCATATATGCCAGGCATGGAACAAATAAAGACGCAATCAGATTCAGATTGTCACAGTGAAAGTGATTCCAACTGATGTGTTGAAAGTTTTCCTGTATCTAAAAGTGACGAAGTAtaagaattttttcaaaagagcCTTTATAGGACAGGAGAAAGGCACTCTAAAATTGACGGAATTCTATATTAACTTCAACCTGATGCtgataatgactttcaacagtCATCCATATGCAATTGTCCTAGGCAGTTTGAGGTGAATGCATATTGAATAATTAGACCAAGTATTTCAAGCAGCTGTTGTGTATTCAcatttatttatcttgctcTTTCAAACAAAAGTGAATAATAAAAGTTATTACAACACCTGATATTGACTCACAAAGTGTACTGCGAAAACTTTGTAGAAAACATCTACCGAAATGGTTTTCTCATCATCAGTCACACTACACGCATAATCTAAAGTGATTTATCTATCAGtatcaaaatattcaacaagACTCTCAAACTCTTAAAAAAGTAGACTCCTGCTTCATTTTGATTATACAAGTCTTCATCTTTGCATTATATTTCAGTGTTTGTAAAACGCACTGAATAAGTGTACATCCTACTTGCATTGTTCATCAACAGTGTTTGTGCCACGCAATGGTGACAATCGAGTTACAAAGTAGTTTCACTCGGAAGATAAAGAAACCAACAGAACTTGTGATATGAAACGGTGACACAGTAAAAATATTCCCATTAGGCCTTCTGGAGCTCGCCCATTAGGCCTTCTGGAGCTCGAGGCTGTATTAATAATCTAAGAAAAAGTCAAGTGAAAATCTACACCAGCTCTTTAATTCTATGGTAATGTACTTGGAGCTATATCACACAACTTTTCCAATGTTGTATTATGGAGCGTTTAGGAAATGGTAAACTTGAAAAACCTAGCAAATGTGGATGGTTCTACTTGGCAATTTCTGGAacaatttgtaaaaatattaacTGAGAAATGAAGAACTATGTCTTTGTACAGGTGGCatgttaaaggggaagttcaccaaggctgatttttacatatgtggtagctttTGGGTCACTTATTCCAGAAAAGCCATTTTCGCCACTTATTACTTGcacgattttttacaaaaatgaataaaaatagtGGGGGAAGTCATTTTAGGGCTTGATCAACTCACTGTATTTTGAATCACTGAAAAAAAGaaccaagcttggcgctttcatcaCATGATATGGCAGGGACAATCTCCCAATGGGtgtggcattgtccactcactcaCGTTCACACCAGGCTGTGCACATTAGTtatggtgaacttcccctttaaaagaTTTTGCACTTATTCATGATATAAGCTATTCTGGCAGGATCTAGTATTTCTATATTTCAAACATACAACATCTACTACCCATTTTCTTTGATACTGATTTTGTATATCaggaatttttaaaaacaatagTTCTTTTCTtataattacaattttttctcatAATTACATATACAGCATACATTAAAATTCCATACATGATTTAGAAAAACAAAGtgcattttatgcattcttagTTTGGACAATCTGCTGACACTCCTTCCAACCGAGATTCATTTGTGCACCACAAGAATcaagaaaatttcagttttcatgTACAACCTGATGGAATGCTTCATGTTAA
This is a stretch of genomic DNA from Ptychodera flava strain L36383 chromosome 21, AS_Pfla_20210202, whole genome shotgun sequence. It encodes these proteins:
- the LOC139121224 gene encoding TM2 domain-containing protein 3-like; this encodes MAAERVPRDRRKHHCVIRSSLLLFVLLCDTRPIVCSVNKNEEGEVALPRVERNAYATTQDLTENSSESGTRPPGPPTSQTPKPTYGYIEKCPSLTECSVLGGDCIDCNFTMSCIYGKDTTVMCTPKPGIECTGDQEFEKIFKCRYCYQTESWEHDCTPAKDCKVNASPRHTVTVNCTVLPEIICMGRRTFFKRNPCNWTSGYRYTKALILSITLGGFGVDRFYLGYWREGLGKLFSFGGLGVWTIVDAILVGIGYITPADGSLYIF